One segment of Pseudanabaena sp. FACHB-2040 DNA contains the following:
- a CDS encoding Calx-beta domain-containing protein: MLVTNTNDSGAGSLRDAIANASPGDTIRFDASLANRTITLTSGEIFVTPGKNLIIDGGGAPNLIISGNNTSRIFRFGSNVDFQTNQVIRNLTLTRGQSSDRGGAIQTEDLGSLTVENVTFLENVATNGGASIWTNARSGGVTVVNSRFINNQATAGNDERGSGGIAFIGFGPGGSELIVRDSSFIGNQGINGAAINVINGRITIENTRFIANNTTAAVFDTGQPRDFLRGYGGAVYVDRANDSLVIRNSVFEGNRAEGEGGAAYLFADPDDTVVIENTVFRDNQVAALTGGGNGGNGGAVAHVRNSLNPTGSLAVVNSSFVNNVANGQGGGLWVNQTNSNIVNTTFSGNRAPNNFGGAITTYDGQMNVTNVTLADNSAEFSGAIAGGQTGGVTATNTIFYNNTSNNTGVSFNGNQQTNRPMNNGGGNIQFPAGPELIPGILIVDPQLGPLQSVNGTLVRPLQPGSPAVDAGVVVGSVLFDQRGTARPQDGDNNGSFLYDVGAFELNGALPSSAFLTIGDVTLAEGNAGTVNAVFVVTRSGNTTETVSVDFVTANGTAIAGEDYTTTSGTLFFAPGETTQTVAVAVLGDTVTEPDESFTVNLASATNATILDGQGTGIIVNDDGDTLPTPSQPSPTPPQPSGGALVQPFLGTFQATGAIALEVNLTGYRGSGISEIGLFLVDDDQGSIDGILPGTTGYSAAALQRAKTVFSVLNAPPNKFAPSSRTLTLGASDRIRFLLVEDGTLDALRLGKNPTGAVILSGSDGFTTTQNGNGYNLDWVTRNRRLSLNLGAVGASGISGIGTQDTTQGELIDLREVATPTEATFTLFRAAAFENTLGLYRVQNERGAVLDTLTGTTVLPGEMGYLQAALRNRVEGIAFAVKNNTSASFTATLDGNTLYAPFLVANGTMETAIAGATIYTPFIGANTDGVDHVRLLGNNTFAFEDLLGGGDFDYNDMVARVSFG, encoded by the coding sequence ATGCTAGTCACAAACACGAACGACAGTGGTGCTGGTTCTTTGCGAGATGCGATCGCAAATGCCAGCCCAGGGGATACGATTCGCTTTGATGCCAGCCTGGCCAATCGGACAATTACGTTAACCAGCGGTGAAATATTTGTTACTCCTGGAAAAAATCTGATTATTGATGGGGGAGGTGCGCCCAACCTGATCATCAGCGGCAACAACACCTCCCGGATTTTTCGCTTTGGCTCCAATGTAGACTTTCAGACCAATCAGGTTATTCGCAACCTGACCTTGACGCGCGGCCAATCGAGCGATCGCGGTGGGGCCATCCAGACGGAAGATTTGGGCAGCCTGACCGTAGAAAACGTGACCTTCCTGGAGAATGTCGCCACCAATGGCGGTGCTTCCATCTGGACGAACGCCCGCTCCGGCGGGGTCACCGTCGTCAACAGCCGCTTCATCAACAACCAGGCCACCGCAGGCAACGATGAGCGTGGATCGGGCGGCATTGCCTTCATTGGTTTTGGGCCAGGAGGTAGCGAGCTAATCGTGCGCGACAGTAGCTTTATCGGCAACCAGGGCATCAATGGAGCCGCCATCAACGTTATTAATGGGCGGATCACCATCGAAAACACCCGCTTCATCGCCAATAACACCACCGCTGCGGTGTTTGATACGGGGCAACCCCGCGACTTTTTGCGGGGCTACGGTGGTGCCGTGTATGTCGATCGCGCGAACGATAGCTTGGTGATTCGCAACAGCGTATTTGAAGGCAATCGGGCTGAGGGCGAAGGGGGCGCGGCCTACCTATTCGCTGACCCAGACGATACGGTGGTGATTGAAAACACCGTCTTTCGAGATAACCAGGTGGCGGCCCTGACCGGTGGCGGCAACGGCGGCAACGGTGGGGCGGTCGCCCACGTTCGCAACTCCCTCAACCCAACGGGGAGCCTCGCGGTAGTCAACAGTAGCTTTGTCAATAACGTGGCTAATGGGCAGGGGGGTGGTTTGTGGGTAAACCAAACCAACTCCAACATTGTGAACACCACCTTTTCGGGAAACCGCGCCCCCAACAACTTTGGCGGGGCCATCACCACCTATGACGGCCAAATGAACGTTACCAACGTCACCCTGGCCGACAATAGCGCCGAATTTTCGGGTGCGATCGCTGGCGGTCAGACGGGCGGGGTCACCGCTACCAACACCATCTTTTACAACAACACCTCCAACAATACGGGCGTTTCTTTCAACGGCAACCAGCAGACCAACCGCCCCATGAACAACGGCGGCGGCAACATTCAATTCCCCGCCGGCCCAGAGCTCATACCCGGCATTCTCATCGTTGATCCGCAGTTGGGGCCTCTCCAAAGCGTGAACGGCACCCTTGTGCGGCCCCTCCAACCGGGTAGCCCCGCCGTCGATGCTGGGGTAGTTGTGGGGTCAGTGCTGTTTGATCAACGGGGGACTGCCCGCCCCCAAGATGGCGATAACAACGGCTCGTTCCTCTATGATGTCGGGGCGTTTGAACTAAATGGCGCACTGCCGTCTTCCGCTTTTCTCACCATTGGCGATGTCACGCTGGCGGAAGGTAACGCTGGCACAGTCAACGCCGTTTTTGTCGTCACCCGCTCTGGCAATACCACGGAGACAGTTTCAGTGGATTTTGTGACGGCCAACGGAACGGCAATCGCAGGGGAAGACTACACGACAACCAGCGGTACCCTCTTCTTTGCCCCTGGTGAAACCACCCAAACCGTTGCCGTTGCGGTCCTCGGAGACACCGTGACAGAACCCGACGAGTCCTTTACAGTGAACCTGGCGAGTGCCACAAACGCAACCATCTTGGACGGGCAGGGAACCGGCATTATCGTCAATGATGACGGGGATACCTTACCCACTCCTTCTCAGCCTTCACCCACTCCTCCCCAGCCCTCCGGTGGCGCTTTAGTGCAGCCATTTCTGGGTACCTTCCAGGCCACGGGAGCGATCGCACTGGAAGTAAATTTAACCGGTTACAGAGGCTCTGGTATCAGCGAAATTGGTTTATTTCTGGTGGATGACGACCAGGGTTCGATTGATGGCATTTTGCCAGGGACGACGGGCTACTCGGCAGCCGCTTTGCAACGAGCTAAAACCGTGTTCTCGGTTTTGAATGCTCCCCCCAATAAATTTGCCCCTAGCTCCCGTACTCTGACCTTAGGGGCAAGCGATCGCATCCGGTTTTTACTGGTAGAAGATGGCACTCTAGATGCTCTCCGCTTAGGGAAAAATCCCACTGGAGCCGTTATTTTGTCGGGCAGTGATGGTTTTACCACCACTCAAAATGGTAACGGTTATAACCTGGACTGGGTCACGCGCAACCGTCGACTGTCCCTGAATCTGGGGGCGGTTGGCGCGAGCGGCATCTCAGGCATTGGTACTCAGGATACTACCCAGGGCGAACTGATTGATTTGCGGGAAGTTGCTACCCCTACGGAGGCAACCTTTACCCTCTTCCGAGCGGCTGCCTTTGAAAATACCCTGGGGCTATATCGGGTTCAAAATGAACGGGGAGCCGTTTTAGATACCCTCACAGGCACCACGGTGTTGCCGGGAGAAATGGGCTACCTTCAGGCGGCTCTCCGCAACCGGGTGGAAGGCATTGCCTTTGCGGTGAAGAACAACACTAGCGCCTCCTTCACCGCCACTTTAGACGGCAACACCCTATATGCTCCCTTTCTGGTGGCTAACGGCACGATGGAAACAGCGATCGCAGGGGCAACCATCTACACGCCTTTCATCGGAGCCAATACCGATGGGGTAGACCATGTGCGCCTCTTGGGTAACAACACCTTTGCCTTTGAAGATCTTCTAGGGGGTGGCGATTTTGACTACAACGACATGGTAGCGCGCGTTAGCTTTGGCTGA